The genomic region TCCATTCCTATGGCTTACTCACTAGGGTGACTTTGGGTCTCATTTTGTCACCCAGCCAGTATTGAGGGAAACGCAACCTGGGATGCTAGCTTTGGGGTCAAGGTCTGGCTTCAAGTCAATAAGTAGTAAGTACTCACTTTGCGCCAGGTTCTGTGCTGGATACTGGGACTACAAGAACGATATATATGAGCTATACGACTGATCATAGGCCAGTCAACCACCTCCCTAAGCCCCGGGCAGCTCTGAGATAATACATAGCAGataagttgctgatctgcattagtggaagGCATTTCCACACCTGGAATATCCTATACTATGAAATCAGGCCCAGattaaagacaaacaaacaaaccttgaggacttactatgtgcccaccACTGGAACATCTAGAATCAGTTTTTAAAGGTAACTGAGTATACAGCTCTGCTTTCACAGAGTTCAATCTAGTTAGGAAGAAAACCCCCaggaagcaatacaaagacagtGTTTAAATTCAGAGTGCAATCCCACATGGGCTGAGGTGGTCAAAGGTTGTCCAGGCTTtggttgggggatgggggggggagcaTGGCTCACCTTGTTGTACACATTGAACCATTCAGGGTGGTGGTCCAGTTTTTCAGCCTGTAGGGCCACTCTTGTCATGAACCCAAAGGCCTAGGGGAAAGAGGAACAAGATCTCAGCTAGCCTGGTAACTGTGGCATGGGAATAAACGGACAGCTGGTCAGATAAGGGTTACCTCCCCAGAGGCAGGGAGATGGACTGGATAACCCCGCTGTAAAACTCAGGTTTAATATACTAGCTTTCCTCTTATCTACTCAAGAGGAAACATGGCCAACCCTGTTCACCTGAGGTGGGAACCCCAGGAATTCTAGGAGAGTGATGGGGAAAAATCCCAGCCTACACCATCCCATTCCCCCCTGtgatgggcagccaggtggtgcagtggagagtgttgggcttggaatcaggccttagacatttactagctgtgtgattgttGCTGAGTCAcaacctttgcctgcctcagtttcctgatctgttaaatggtgataatgatagaacctacttcacaaggttgtttcaCAAACCTTTTTAAAAGGCTATCTAAATTTAAGCTGCTCTTATTAGATACCGGATCACCCAGTCTCCCTTGAGTCACCTGTATGGGCAAGGCCCACCGACCCTGTTTTCCCCGTCAGCCTTCCTCAACAAAGAGGGCTGGCAAAGGCCTCCGGTAGAGCTCCCCCAAAGAAAGCATTCCCGGCACGGGGAGGCTCCTTGGCTTCCAATGAATgctcctcaaaatgaattctggtgTCCCCGGAGAGGGCTTTCTCCCACCACGCCCCTGGACCCATACCCGGTTGAAATCCTTAAAGTGAAACTGCTTGAAGATGGCGTCTCGGCCCTCCAGCTCATTCCAGCCCACGGCGCGCAGGTTCGGCAGCAGCTGGTCTCTCTCCTCGGCACTCAGTCTATGCGCTTTTCCTGCCTGAGAGAGAAAACGGGCACCATAATGCGGATGTATAGATGTCTGTGTCGTGCGGCCGGGTAGAGAGCCTGAATTAAAGATCCCTTGCCCTCGGGGAGCTaaaattctaatggggaagacagcactGAACCGGGAGCTgaggagtgggggggtgggggcgtTATGGGAAGGAGGTGTGACCAGCCTGGGCCTGTCCTCCAAATGGAGGCCCCTCAGAAGGAGCTGGCACCGAGGAGAGATgctccaggatgagaaggcagctGCATCTTAGCGATGAGGTCCAGAAAATCAGAAGCACTGCTCGCGGCTGGGAGGTGGAGAATGCGGCATAGCACCCCTGCTCCCATCCCCAAATGGAGCAGACGGTCTGTGGGACCCCGAGGCAAGATTCAACCGCTTTGCGGCTTTGCGGCCTTTGCAACTCTCTGCGACTCAGGCTACAAAAAAGGTGCCGACCTACACGCGTGGAGGGGGCTTCCTCACGTGGGAGTACCATTAAATTCCAGAGCCAGATCCTATCTCACTGAAGGAATTTACAAAACTGGAAAGGACAGGGCGTGGGGCTGGGGGCTAGAGGGCCTGGGGGCTTCTCCTGGACCTTCTGCTGACTGGCTTTGTGGTCTTTACACGCCTTCTAATGCCTGCGAGCCCAATCCTGCAcagaaatcccccccccccccccccccccccgacaatACTGCCTCCCATCGAGAGGCTATCCTGGCATTTCAGGAAGTgccggggagctcattatctCACACTCTGTAGACTTAATGACAGTTCTACTCTTTTTATCTTACACTGAGCTGAAATTTGGCTTCCCACAATTTCCACCTGTTGCTTCccattctgccttctggggtctACCTGGAAGCCCTCCACATAGTTAGGAGTCAGCCGTCATGTCGCCTTCCACCGGGTTCTCTTGTGTTGGGACTTGAGGTCTCTTCACCATCTGGGTCCCCTTAGTGGGGTCACTTTCTACCTCGTGggcctgcctctgtttccctctcaGGAGAGCAGCAAAAACTCTAGCGAAATCAGGACTGCCCccttcactcccacccccaaacgAAAGGGTTCTTCTTCTGAGAAGCCAGGGGAACGGCACAAATGCTCATTCATTCCCTCATTTCCTAGATTTCCTAGAATCACAGGCTGATCAGGATCTTGGGGCTCATTTAATTTACCCCactcattacagatgaggaaactgaggcccagagaaattaagtgagaagAGTGACTGATTCAGGATCACTCCCAATGATCAGATGGGCGGAACAAATCAGTAGGTGGTTCTTATAGGATCAACTTCTCCCTTACACGCcgtccattttagagatgaggaaactgaagctggcaGAGGTTAAGGGACAAGGTAAGCTAGAGGCAGCCAAGTGGCTGCCCaggggatagagccctgggcctggagtcggggagatttgagttcaaatctagccttaggttgtatgaccctaggtaagtcacttcctctctgcctcagttttgctcaactgtaaaatggggtttataataacacctaccctgggcaagtcacttcaccctgtgtgctgtttgcttatctgtaaaatgagctggagaaggaattagcaaaccagtccagtatctttgccaagaaaaacccaaatggggtctgaagagtctgacatgactgaaactgaaTGACTaagtaagtatcagagccaggcactctgactccaagtctggtgttctttccaggcactgtgtgtaCTCCCACCATGCAGGTGGCAAAGAAAGTATAGAAGAGACTGTCCCAATCCTCAAGTAGCTTATGACGTTATTGGACACAGGAAACAGAAGATCAATGAAGAATAGTGTTAAACGGGGTAAAATAATGCATCTAGATATATCCTATAGacagtgggggggtggggtggggcgttGTTCAGGGAGAGGAGGGATCAGTGACAGCTGGAAttatcaaggaaggcttcctcaGGGACACAGGGCTAGAGATGGACCTTGTAGGATCAAACAGACAGAAGTCGTAGCATCTCCACTAGACTGTAAACATCACAACAGGCATTGTGTCTTGCTAGTCTCTATCccccacagtgccttgcacatagctggtgatcagtaaatgtttattgaattatcctctcctcccctcccctcctccttttcctattGGCTAGCTGCTGAGACAGTGGAACACCATGGTGGGAGGAAAGATTCAGAGTAAACACAGATCTAGAAACCATCACCCCTGCCCTTTCAGACTGGCTGATAAGCTCCATCCAAGTATCTTGGCAACCAGACTGAGCCTTAATATCTGCTGTCTGGTCTGGTGTGGTGAGGGGGGGGAGtgagcagtgggggagggggggaggggcagggctcAGGGATGGCTCTCTTCAGAAACTGTCACTCCACCTCTTCTGTCTCACTCCCACCAGAAGCCCAGATTCTGTAGCCTCCCAACATGAATATCTTTCTGACCTTCAGGACAAAGATTGAGAAGTGACGACATTTGCAAAGAGAATCAGAGGGTGATACGCCTTGTCCAGCATCCTGGGCTGTGAAGGGCTGGAGGAAAAATGAccaccctccctccaccctcccaccTGTCAgatccttcttccccctcccccactctcccaATTAGACACAGACTCTTACTCAGTAGGGACAAgcctctctctccatctacccccatcccttctcccctcccatttcAAGGTTCATTTCAGTTCTAAAGTTCCCATTAAACCTTTCGGCTCAAACTGAGCAAGCAAATGCCAGTTTGCAAGGCTGGCCCCTTGTGAAGGTGTGGACCTCTCTCTGGCATCCTAAGTCCATTcttgtctctccccctcctccacccattttGAACTAGAAGATGGTATGGGTGAGGGTGAGACCGATCCCAGTGTGGAAACACCATCCCATACCACTGAAGCTGGCTCATCGCAAAGCCCTTCAGGAAGATATCTCACAACTGCCTCTTCCTGCACCAACAGTTGCGCATTTTCACCAGATTTATAAAGACtgaccctccttccctccctctgaaaCTCCTGCCTTTGGGAGGCCAATGTCTGCTGCTTTCCTCCGCCTCCCCAAATGTATCCTTTGGGATCgaagatttagaggtgaaagggacctcatTTTAGTCCGATCCCtctcattttagatgaggaaactgagacccagagagaagttGGGGTACTTAAGGCCATacaagtaataagtagcagagctcaGATCTCTGCCCCTTATGGTCCTTTAACAAATCCCTATCGATCTGTCTGTCACACAGGGCAATTCAGTGTGATCAAGGAACATGGATTCAGAGCGGGAAAGTCTTGGAGGTCATCTTGTTGGCATGCTTTGCCATCACTCCCCTTGGACCTCGGTTTTCTCTACCTCCTAGCTGGCCTGTTGAGGGTCTCTGGCCCCTCCTGATGGACGGTGGTTCTCTGCCTGGCTCCAGGAGAAGAGACCTTCCTTTTACGAACCCTGTTTGTCcaacttctccccctccccctccccttccaggGAGCTGTCTGCAGGAAGGAAGCAAGCTGTTGATTAACTGAGGGACTGGGCTGTTCTGCCTAGAGGAGGCAGCCCTCAATGTCTCTGCCCTGGACACACACGAATCTGGTGTCTCAGTCAATCTTGTGGCTTGGGCAGCGGCTTCCCCAATGTCCCTCGCACCCTCCACCTCCCTAGCATGGGGTGCTTACCATGTCAGGAGTGGGTGCACAAGAGAATCCCCTGGAGGACCACAGCTGAGACAGAAGAGAGTTAGAGAGGTAGTCTCAACCAGTTTGAGGCCAAAGCTCCCTGGCTGCTTTGATAGCAGGGGGCGTGGCAAAGGGCTTACATCCACTCCCCACCAACAGCTGTCTGGCTCCTCTCCAGTCCCAGCCAGCCAGGGCCAGCtctcaggggaggggagggacactgggggtggggaaaaggcCTGGCCAGGGAAGGGGGCAAGGCTCTTCAGGGCTTCCAGCTTTAAACCTCTTTTCAATCGAAAAGTCTAGGGTCTATCATTCTCC from Trichosurus vulpecula isolate mTriVul1 chromosome 8, mTriVul1.pri, whole genome shotgun sequence harbors:
- the PCBD1 gene encoding pterin-4-alpha-carbinolamine dehydratase, whose product is MAGKAHRLSAEERDQLLPNLRAVGWNELEGRDAIFKQFHFKDFNRAFGFMTRVALQAEKLDHHPEWFNVYNKVHITLSTHECAGLSERDINLASFIEQVAVSLA